From a region of the Arachis ipaensis cultivar K30076 chromosome B09, Araip1.1, whole genome shotgun sequence genome:
- the LOC107618769 gene encoding uncharacterized protein LOC107618769 produces MLRFGELQVSFGIELLCGINAALPYGHCISTNDFHACCLSPQLWLALGRIFIGRSRNIANRKLGRRGSHLSKLSTTVIRETPQKSSSRVHNCGTLYRPTLLKEEVAVMN; encoded by the exons GTGTCCTTTGGAATTGAGCTTCTGTGTGGAATCAATGCTGCCTTACCATACGGCCACTGCATCAGCACTAATGACTTCCATGCTTGCTGTCTCTCGCCGCAGTTATGGTTAGCTCTCGGAAG GATATTTATAGGGCGATCTAGGAACATAGCGAATCGCAAGCTTGGCCGCAGAGGATCTCATCTCTCAAAACTGAGCACTACTGTTATCAGAGAAACTCCACAAAAATCAAGTTCAAGAGTCCACAATTGTGGAACACTGTACAGGCCAACTCTGCTGAAGGAAGAAGTGGCAGTCAtgaattaa